A section of the Paralichthys olivaceus isolate ysfri-2021 chromosome 16, ASM2471397v2, whole genome shotgun sequence genome encodes:
- the LOC109642426 gene encoding protein lifeguard 1, with product MSDSSDPIVSKETQDAPVSEMSSSPPPYSYQQQPPPAYSTVPAMYCPTKTETACTDQPAAYESFRDICPETQSDTTPPVASSSFDDKTVRRGFVRKVFCIVTLQLLFTFSVVCVFTFSSTVQKAVQDDIWVFVSSIIIFAVVTVSLALCKSFRRLYPWNVVGLVVVTLSFSYMVGTLASLYETTAVVVTMGVTLAVTVAIIAFSAQTRYDFTTCYGMLLMLSVNLVIFGFFSIFYYSDIANIAYGCLGALLYSMFLIIDCQLMMGAMSYRLDPEEYINAALNIYLDIILIFLFLLGRR from the exons ATGTCCGACTCATCAGACCCCATCGTGTCCAAAGAGACGCAGGACGCCCCCGTCTCTGAGATGTCTTCATCTCCACCTCCGTACTCCTACCAACAGCAGCCACCTCCGGCCTACTCCACAGTCCCAGCTATGTACTGTCCAACCAAAACTGAGACGGCCTGCACCGATCAGCCTGCTGCGTACGAGTCGTTTCGTGACATTTGCCCTGAAACCCAGTCGGACACGACTCCCCCCGTAGCCTCGAGTTCTTTTGACGACAAGACGGTGAGGAGAGGGTTTGTGAGAAAG GTGTTCTGCATCGTGACTCTGCAGCTGCTCTTCACCttcagtgtggtgtgtgtgttcaccttcTCCAGCACGGTCCAAAAGGCCGTGCAGGACGACATATGGGTCTTCGTCAGCTCCATCATCATCTTCGCCGTGGTCACCGTCTCCCTCGCCCTCTGTAAATCCTTCCGTCGTCTTTACCCTTGGAACGTCGTGGGACTG GTTGTGGTCACGCTGAGCTTTTCATACATGGTGGGAACCCTCGCCTCGTTGTACGAGACCACTGCCGTGGTCGTCACGATGGGAGTGACGCTGGCGGTTACTGTTGCAATCATCGCTTTCTCAGCACAG accCGTTATGATTTCACCACTTGTTATGGTATGCTGCTGATGCTGTCTGTCAACCTGGTCATTTTTGGATTCTTCTCCATCTTCTATTACTCCGACATCGCTAATATCGCCTACGGATGTCTGGGAGCTCTGCTGTATTCAATG TTTCTCATAATCGACTGTCAGCTGATGATGGGGGCGATGAGCTACCGCCTGGATCCCGAAGAATACATCAACGCTGCTCTCAACATCTACCTCGACATAATCCTCATCTTCCTTTTCCTACTGGGGAGGAGGTGA
- the LOC109642432 gene encoding E3 ubiquitin-protein ligase znrf2, translated as MGTRASRLQEDPAPSAFGKDGTKRDSYRRPRLARPTSLMVDFSGSFEDTEANRSRSEEGSDSDLGQHGASADGSPADHHSIPSSGVSQASPADDNSEGKPEEDGNTSPEAPVDAEHQPGEETGRTPHRTFSERLPGNRHSSSRSVGARSARVRGTHQRPVSEAWIGLYRVNNRHGNIRCPFCSKPFPGGRIEDHLLSCLTSPPLPYNTDVLSKDSGECSICLEDLVQGETIARLACLCVYHKSCIDSWSKVKPCCPEHPFD; from the exons ATGGGCACCAGAGCCAGCCGCCTCCAGGAAGACCCGGCTCCCTCTGCCTTCGGGAAAGATGGCACCAAGCGGGATTCCTACCGGAGACCCCGCCTCGCCAGACCCACCAGCCTCATGGTCGACTTCTCCGGAAGCTTCGAGGACACGGAGGCCAACCGGAGCCGATCGGAGGAGGGCAGCGACTCGGACCTGGGGCAGCACGGGGCGAGCGCCGACGGCAGCCCCGCCGACCACCACAGCATCCCGTCCTCCGGCGTCAGCCAGGCGTCACCTGCGGACGACAACAGCGAGGGGAAACCCGAGGAGGACGGGAACACAAGCCCGGAGGCTCCCGTCGACGCGGAGCATCAGCCCGGGGAGGAGACAGGCCGCACGCCCCACCGCACTTTTTCCGAGCGGCTGCCCGGGAATCGGCACTCTTCGAGCCGCAGCGTTGGCGCAAGATCCGCCCGGGTCCGGGGCACACACCAGCGGCCGGTGTCAGAGGCATGGATCGGCCTTTACCGTGTCAACAACCGACATGGCA ATATCCGTTGTCCTTTCTGCTCGAAGCCTTTCCCCGGGGGTCGGATCGAGGATCACCTGTTGAGCTGCCTCACGTCTCCTCCCCTACCTTACAATA cggATGTGCTAAGTAAAGACAGTGGAGAGTGCTCCATCTGTTTGGAGGATCTGGTACAGGGAGAGACCATCGCCAGGCTGGCTTGCCTCTGCGTCTACCATAAGAG CTGCATTGATTCCTGGTCCAAAGTGAAGCCCTGCTGCCCCGAGCATCCCTTCGATTGA